A segment of the Thermococcus sp. genome:
CCGAACTCTCTATGGAGCTGGACTATCTTCCTTGAACCAAGAAAAGCGAAGCTTGTACCCCTGAACCCATAGACCGGAGGGACGCGAACCTGGTGGACGAGATCCCGCTCAAAGCTCCGCGGTTTAACGGGCCCGTATGTAAGAACGTGTACCTCGTGCCCCTTCCTCAGCTCCCTCACGAGGCTGTCCAGATGGTTCGCAACGCCCCCCCCGTGTGGTGGATAGTGTCCTACCATCAGAATCCTCATTTTGACCAAAGAAAGTGGAGAGGAGGCGTTAAAAAGGCTTATGGTCTTCCCCTGTCCCGTCCTCCCGGAATCCCTGGTGTTCCGGGCACTGTTCTTTTGGTCGTTAGCATCGCCATCTCATTTTTGATCTGGGGTATCAGGTCGTTGAGGAGGATGGAGTACTCGCCTCTGCTGAGTGCTTCCCTGGCCTGGGAGAGGAGGGACTCCAGCTCGCCCACATCGTAGCCCTTCCTTTTGAGGACCCTGACCATGACCTCCAGCTGGTGTATCTCAAGCTCCAGCTGCATCTTCACCGAGCCCTGGTACACGGTTCTCATCTCGCTGTATGCCCTAGATATTACGAAGTCGGCGTTGAAGCTGGCCACCATGGCGAGCTGGTATGCCCTTGAGTATTCCCCCGAATTGTAAGCGTCCCATGCAGCGCTCAGGGCACTCTTTGCCCCTTCGAGCTTCTTCCTCGCGACCGGTATCTGGAGGCCATCAAGGAGCCCTTCAGCGCGGTCGGTTTTGTTCTGGACGTTAATGAGGAGTGAATAGACATCGTCCCTCGTGGGGGATTGGGCAAGGCTTCCCTCCTCGTAGCCCGGGAAGTGGGACCTCATCCAGCCCTCCAGTTCTTTCCTGTTCAGGGGAAACATCGGCTCTTCCCTGCCGGAATAAGTCGCCGCGTACTTAACTTCGGCTATGTCGCTGAACCGTCCCAGTGCAGCTATCGTCAGGTTCTCCCTCCCCTCGTCAGTGAGGATCAGTATAGGCTCCCCCTTGAACTCGTACGGCCTCAGCTTCATGGCCTCAAGGTAGCCCTCTATCGCAAGGACATCGCGACCGTTGGCGATGACCACGGTTTTTATTCCGTCAAAAACGTCCGGGAACTCGTCTTTGAGCGCCTGTATAACCACTAGGTTCGTCTCGTATCTGGTCTCACCGTACCAGCGCTCGTAGGGGATTCCAAATTCCTCCAGGTCTCCGGTGTACTCCTCGGGGACGGCGACAGGGCCGCCGATTATTATGACCCTGTCCGGGTCAATGCTGAGGATTTCGGCGCTTGCCGCGGGGTCATACGTCCCCCACGGACTTACTATCAGCTGGGCACCCAGGAGGTCGGCCACGTTCTGGGCTATGGCCATGTCTGCCTCGTTGTCGCTCACGAGGATGACCAGCCTCATATCCCCCACACCTGCGTGTCCGAGGGGAACCCCGCCGAGCATGAACATGAAACCGATGAGGATCACAAGCCCCCTTTTCCATATCACGCCTTTTCACCTGCTTCTATGTTGGGAAAAGCCTTATTTAAGCATTTTTCACGCAATCGTTTGCCCCCGTTTGATTTGGGGGGAAAGAAAAGGTCAGGAAAGTTCCCCTCATGCCGGGAAGATTAACGGACGTTCAAAATCGTTTACTCACGTTTAAAGGCCTCGTTAAAGACTCTTTGGGCGTACTCGCTCAGGGTGAGCCCTTCACCCCTCGCCAGCTTTTCGAGGAGCTTCTGGGCATGACTTCCGTACTGGGCAGCTTTCTTTTCACGTCCTGCTATCTCCGTTGGAAGGCCGAATTCAACCGCCACTTTCCGCAGGATGGCCTTCCTGGTGCCCTTCTCGATCTTTGAGCCTATCGGCGTTCCCAGCGCAGCTGACACGACGGCCAGGTCAAGGAAGGGAACGCGCCCTTCGACCGAGTTGAGCATGGCTATCTTGTCGTCCCTTGCCAGGTTCTTCTCCCCCATCTCAAGGAGGTCCTTCTCCATCAGCGCGGGGTTATTGAGGTACTTCGCGTAGCCCCCAAAGAGCTCATCCGCCCCCTGCCCGCTCAGGAGAAGCCGGCACCCGTCTTCGCTTGCAAGCCTCGTGGAGAAATAGAGAGGGATTCCTATCGCGAGGTTCATCGGATTCGGCTCCTCTATGGCGAAGATTACCCTTGGGACAGCATCGCGGACATCATCTATGTCGAAGACGTACTCCTTGAGCGGGAGCCCGAGGAGGTCGCTGGCATTTCTCGCCCATTCCAGATCAGGACTGCCCTCGGCGCCTGCCGTATACAGAACGACGTCGGAGTAGCGAGACGCCAGCAGGGCTACTAACGAGCTGTCCAGACCTCCGGAGAATAGAACGCCTGTTCTTTTTCCTGTCCTAACCCTGACCGCGTGCTCCAAAGCGTTCATGAGTGCGCGCTTTGCCCTCTCCGGCGTTAGGTCTCTCCGGAGTTCGGTGATTGTGAAGAGCCTTCTTCTCTCAACGCCCCCACGCGAGATTATGACGAGTTCACCCGGCTCCACGGGTACGGCTTCCTCCCCTATTGCCCATAGGACTTTCTTTTCCGAGGCGAAGAAGCCCCTTGGTGAATAGTAGAGCGGCCTAACGCCTACCGGGTCTCGAAAGAGGTATATCCTCTTCCCATCGCTGAAAGCCACCGCGTAGTCTCCTTCAAGCATCGTCATTGCTTTTCTTACGGCCTTCCACACGTCAAGTCCCTTCTCAAGAAGGTGCTCGATAAGCCTCAGAATCACCTCGCTGTCGACGTCGGTCTCGAAGGGAACGCCCTTTCCTTCGAGGTAGTTTCTCAGGTGGACATGGTTGTATATCTCCCCGTTGTGGACGAGGGCCAGATCGTTGTAGAAGGGCTGGGTATAGCCGGGGGAGCCAGTCATTGCCAGCCTGCACTGGAGAAGGCCTATCTTTCCGTCGGGGATCTCCGAAAGGCGTGAAAAGTCATCGGATTTGAACACACCTTCATCGGTCCAGACACCGAAGGAGTCCTCTCCCCTATGCTTTCCCGCCATTATCATCCTCACGAACCTGTCCTTCAAACTCTCACCGATTCCTCCGGATATCAGGCACATGCTCCCACCATAGGGACTTGGACATACGACGCCAAAAGGCTTCTTCCTTATTCCTTGAAAGCGTTTTCATAACCTTTACCAGAAACTGAAAGTCCGCCCAGAAATTGTGGGGGAGATTGAACTAGGTCAGGTCACCGCAGGTGCAGTAGTGCTCGTAGGCGAGGGTCTCAAGCTCTTCAAAGCCCTCTCCAGTCTTGGCTGAGACGTAGAGAACCCTCGTGGGGGGCGCCAGCTCAGGAAGGGCCGAACACATCCTGTGTGCAAGGAGTCCCTGCATCGAGGGTTCCAGCTTGAGCCTGGCGTTAAGGTACTCCATGTCGTCCAGATAGCGCCGGTAGTGCTCAAGCCTCTCCACGGTGTCGATCTTGCTCATGGCCGGGACGGTGGTGGCCCCGAGGCGCAGTTCTATCATCAGGCCGAAGAAGCGAACGAAGCAAAAATCTGCCGGTTTCCTCAGTATGTCCGGGCTGAAGAGATACACCGCGAGCGGTTCCGGGAGGTTCTCCATCAGCCTGACACCGAACTCGTGGAAGAGAAACGTCTCCATCTGGCCGGGGGTGTCGAGGAGAACGTAATCGCTCCTCTTCTCCAGCTCCAATATCCTGGAGACGTAGCTGGAGACCCTCGGGAGAAGCCTGTCGTAGCTTTCCACTATTGCCCCGTTGGGACCATATCCTTCCTCCATTATGTCCCAGGCGGTTACATCCTGCCTGACATCGACGTCGGGCTTGTAGGGCAGTCTCTTTACACCGGTATCGAGGTTCACATAGGCAACTGAATAGCCATTTTTCTCAAGGTATCTCCCGAAGGAGGCTGTTAGGGTGGTCTTTCCGCTTCCTGCCGTTCCCACGAAGGTTATTATCATCTCATCACCCTGGCCTTGAGGCCGGATATTCTGGATATTCTCTCTGCCAGCTCCATGAATGCCTTTGCACCCTCGGATTCAGGTTTGTACTCCACCACAGGGACGCCTTCGAGCGTCGCCTCCCTGACGGCCGGGTCTTCCGGGATGACGGCGAGGAGTGGTATTTCCATGACCTCTTCGGCCACCTCCGGCGGGATTTCCGCCTCGCTCCTTCCCGAACGGTTGAGAACGAAGCCCAGAATCGCAAGACCCGCCCTTTTTAGAACCATTCCAACCTTCATAGTGTCGGTAACGCAGGAAATCTCGGGGTTTGTAACGAGAAGAACCTCCTCTCCGCTCAGCATTGCGTTCATTGCGTCCATCTGAAGTCCCGCGGGGGAGTCTATCACAACAAAATCGAACTTATCCTTCAGTTTTTTTATGGTCTCAGGGAGCTTTCTGGGGTCTGCCCTTATCACGTGCTCCCAGTCTATCGACGCGGGAACTAGGTGAACGTTCTCATAGGCGGTTGCGTATATGGCATCGCTTATTGTAGCCCTCCCGGCAAGGACATCGTGAAGGGTCGTGTATGCGTCATCTATCCCCATAACGAGGCTCAAGTTGGCCATGGTGAGGTCAGCGTCAACGGCACAAACGTGATAACCTATTTTCCCAAGGGCGATTGAGAGGTTAGCAGTCGTAGTGGTCTTTCCCGTGCCCCCCTTGCCGGAGGCTATGGATATCAGCCTACCCATTGTCCCACCCATCTATTTTTCGGCTAAACCTTTATGAACCTTTAGTTATAGCACCCCTTGGAAGTAATACAAACGACGGAGAGTTCGAATCTTCTGGGGTGAGAGATATGAGGATGTTTGTTGCTGACACGAGCGTGATCGTTGATGGCAGGCTTACCCAGTTCCTTGCGGGCATCGATGAGGAAGTTAAGGTCATCATACCCGAGGCCGTGGTTGCGGAGATAGAACACCAGGCCAACGAGGGGAAGGCGATAGGCCACGTGGGGCTTGAGGAGCTCAAAAAACTTCGGGAGATGGCCAACGAGGGCAGGATCATCCTGGAGTTCCACGGAGAAAGGCCCGAGCTCTGGCAGATAAGGAGGGCCAAGTCTGGGGAGATAGACAATATGGTCAGAGAGATAGCCAGGGAGCTGGGCGCCACCCTGATAACCGGCGACGGAGTGCAGAGGGACATCGCGATAGCCAAGGGCATAGACGTTATTTACCTGACCGCCAGAAAGGAGGTCAAGCACCGCCTGGAGGACTTCTTCGACGAAACTACGATGAGCGTTCACCTGAAGGCAGGACTGAGGCCCCTTGCGAAGAAGGGACGGCCCGGGGAGTGGAGGCTCGTTCCGGTTAGGGACGAGATCCTCACTGACGAGGAGCTGGAGGAGATAGCGGACGACATAGTCGAGAGGGCGAAGCGCGACCCCGAGAGCTTCATAGAGCTCGACGAGCCCGGAGCGACCGTCGTTCAGCTCAGGAACTACCGCATAGTCATAGCCAAACCTCCCTTTGCGGACAGGATAGAGATAACCGCCGTCAGGCCGGTCAAGAAGCTTAGCATTGAGGACTACGGGCTGAGCGAGAAGCTCATGGAGCGCCTCCGGGAAAAGGCCGAGGGAATACTCATAGCCGGAGCGCCCGGTGAAGGAAAGACGACCTTCGCCCAGGCTCTGGCCGAGTGGTACGCTGGGATGGGCAGGATAGTCAAGACCATGGAGAAGCCACGCGACCTCCAGG
Coding sequences within it:
- a CDS encoding cell wall-binding repeat-containing protein — protein: MIWKRGLVILIGFMFMLGGVPLGHAGVGDMRLVILVSDNEADMAIAQNVADLLGAQLIVSPWGTYDPAASAEILSIDPDRVIIIGGPVAVPEEYTGDLEEFGIPYERWYGETRYETNLVVIQALKDEFPDVFDGIKTVVIANGRDVLAIEGYLEAMKLRPYEFKGEPILILTDEGRENLTIAALGRFSDIAEVKYAATYSGREEPMFPLNRKELEGWMRSHFPGYEEGSLAQSPTRDDVYSLLINVQNKTDRAEGLLDGLQIPVARKKLEGAKSALSAAWDAYNSGEYSRAYQLAMVASFNADFVISRAYSEMRTVYQGSVKMQLELEIHQLEVMVRVLKRKGYDVGELESLLSQAREALSRGEYSILLNDLIPQIKNEMAMLTTKRTVPGTPGIPGGRDRGRP
- the asnB gene encoding asparagine synthase (glutamine-hydrolyzing) translates to MCLISGGIGESLKDRFVRMIMAGKHRGEDSFGVWTDEGVFKSDDFSRLSEIPDGKIGLLQCRLAMTGSPGYTQPFYNDLALVHNGEIYNHVHLRNYLEGKGVPFETDVDSEVILRLIEHLLEKGLDVWKAVRKAMTMLEGDYAVAFSDGKRIYLFRDPVGVRPLYYSPRGFFASEKKVLWAIGEEAVPVEPGELVIISRGGVERRRLFTITELRRDLTPERAKRALMNALEHAVRVRTGKRTGVLFSGGLDSSLVALLASRYSDVVLYTAGAEGSPDLEWARNASDLLGLPLKEYVFDIDDVRDAVPRVIFAIEEPNPMNLAIGIPLYFSTRLASEDGCRLLLSGQGADELFGGYAKYLNNPALMEKDLLEMGEKNLARDDKIAMLNSVEGRVPFLDLAVVSAALGTPIGSKIEKGTRKAILRKVAVEFGLPTEIAGREKKAAQYGSHAQKLLEKLARGEGLTLSEYAQRVFNEAFKRE
- a CDS encoding ATP/GTP-binding protein; this encodes MIITFVGTAGSGKTTLTASFGRYLEKNGYSVAYVNLDTGVKRLPYKPDVDVRQDVTAWDIMEEGYGPNGAIVESYDRLLPRVSSYVSRILELEKRSDYVLLDTPGQMETFLFHEFGVRLMENLPEPLAVYLFSPDILRKPADFCFVRFFGLMIELRLGATTVPAMSKIDTVERLEHYRRYLDDMEYLNARLKLEPSMQGLLAHRMCSALPELAPPTRVLYVSAKTGEGFEELETLAYEHYCTCGDLT
- the minD gene encoding cell division ATPase MinD — protein: MGRLISIASGKGGTGKTTTTANLSIALGKIGYHVCAVDADLTMANLSLVMGIDDAYTTLHDVLAGRATISDAIYATAYENVHLVPASIDWEHVIRADPRKLPETIKKLKDKFDFVVIDSPAGLQMDAMNAMLSGEEVLLVTNPEISCVTDTMKVGMVLKRAGLAILGFVLNRSGRSEAEIPPEVAEEVMEIPLLAVIPEDPAVREATLEGVPVVEYKPESEGAKAFMELAERISRISGLKARVMR